Below is a genomic region from Chelmon rostratus isolate fCheRos1 chromosome 7, fCheRos1.pri, whole genome shotgun sequence.
TCGGTCATGATCTATGctcacagacacccacacagacattAAGCTCGTCTAGGATAAACATTTAACCAGCGCAGATACCGACATTCTATACGCAGCTGTGGTTGTGCTTGAATTAAGCCATGTGTCCTCAGTGCGCAGCTCTAACCCAAACAGCAATTTGCTTAAAAATCATGCACACTACAGTGGGGGAACAAACAATAACGCTGTTATATAAACCCACcataaagtgtttttattttcacctttttggGATGTTAATCAGAAACGGAGTGAGGGAGCGATCGGTGAAGTAGAGCACTTTAGTGGAGACGGCGGTGTCCAATCCAGGGCTGCTGTGTGAGTGGGCCATTTCTGgaaataattacaaaaacagCAGACTGTTTTTCACAACCAGGGTATAAAATGGCTCTGGCCTCACAGACGATAATGCCCCCTCCACATACAGCAGCGTAATTGAACAGCACAGTCTGATTTAACAGGCAGAGTTTGAGATGTTCCAGAGGATGACAAAccctgaacaaaacaaagattcTGTTTGTCTCACTTGAGCTCGGTGGCCAGGAGTCACGGTCTGTCGAGTTTGCTCTGCGTCCCGGTGATCTGAATTCCTCCTAGAAGAAGGAGCAATTACTCATGGTAAACAGTCGAACGCCGTTTGCTGTTGACTCATCATTCACCAGGTGACAGATGTGTTGCTactgtgaaactgtgtgtgtgtgagagtgcacGTGTACCCCTCTGTCCTGTCTGCGCTGGGTGTCCAAAGAGTGTAATCGGTCCATGAGACTGGACACACCCTGCTCCAGGGTGTCCAGGGTGTGATGTTGGGGGTCGTGGCCAGAAAAGCTGTCCCTCAAACTACGTAGTGCCTCCCtgaccagctgcagctcttcccCCTTGTGAAAAATTAAGTCTTGATACTCAGACAGTTTCCGAAAATagtagttttgtttttcatactaATGCAAGAGGCATGGAAGCCCACTCCCACCAAGAAACGaaagaaatgcataaaaagtTGTCATGATAAGTAAGTCAAAATTATGAGATACTAAGTCGAAAATATGACTCACTAATTATAATACTCAGCATAGTACATAAATTTGAATTAGTAAGTCAAAGGTTTGACTTAATGTCACAATTTTGACCTCATTCCTGATAATTCTGATAAAGGATCTCTCAGTTTTTGCTGTGCATCTACCAATTACGGCGTTCTGGCCTAAATCAAAATTTGAACATACTCATTATCTTGATTTATGTCATAATTCTGACGTACTATTTCATAATTCTGTCCCCGTACATCACAGTTTTGGTGTAGTATctcatcatttttaatttatatcTAATAATTGTGACTTAGCACCCCAAGTCGAAATTTTGACCCATTTATCTCATAATTCTGACCTACTAGGTCATAATTTGAATTCATCCCTTAATTTTGACCAAGTCAACATTTTGACGTATTTTCTCATAATTGTGAtttactgtttgtatttttcatctttgtcaTGCAcaatctttgtttcttttcccaCCACGACAAGCCATCGAagtcaaaacaataaaaagcgATTGATAGTATTTATTAAAAACTCAAATGAAAGAGAATACGTACCGGTGCGCTGTGCTGGAACGCTGTAGGAGATGTCGAAGCCACTGAGTTACTGTAACCACCGCTTTCACCCCGAAATGgctgcaaaatgcaaaacaatacaTGTAAATACGTAAATAAGGCAGGGTGGTTTTCATCATTTAGAGGACGAGGCTGCTGATATTCTATAATTATGTTGTATTAACAGCCATGATCAGACCTGCGGAGCCAAAGCCTGACCTCGCTTATTCCTCCATGGTACAAGCATCAATTGTCGTCCAAAGACTATTctaaacacatcaatgagcgACTGAATGACATGGTTCCTCATTATGATAAACATAGGCTCTGTGGTTTATTGCgtcaatcccacacacacacacacacacacacacacgcaaatgtGAATTAATCCAAAGTAGTCCTTAACTAGCGCACTACTTACTCTTGTTTGAGTAAATTTTtgttaaaaactgcagtgaccagctgttttaGAAAATTACAGGGCCTTTGTGACCCCTTTTCTAAGATTACAAGTTgagtaggaaccaatgggcgTTGAGCAGAGCACCACTGAGAGGGTGGGGTCATTGGAAAGAACTGAGGAACTGAGCAACACGTTGCTAGTTGAGATCTCTTCTACCACCAGACTTGTCCTTTAAATCTCttattaaaatgtacttttaccTTAAAGAGtttgattggcaacaggtgatagtatcatgactgggtatgaaagcagcatcgttgaaaggctcagtcgtttgtgaaacacatgattgtataaaggatatcGCTACATGGGCTcggaacacttcgtaaaaccattgtcagtaaacacagcatcccaactctTTTGGGATCGGGGTTGCACATCCAAACGTATTGTTGAAATACTTGAAACAAATCATGATCCCTACCCGTCCGAGGCTGACTTCATGTGCTTTATATTGAGCTTCATcgagcttctgctgctgctgctgcagtatcCTGTCCTTCCTCCCAAGTTGCTGCTTTTGAGGCAAGAAAGATGGATGACATAAGTCtgtgtatacatgtatgtgtcCAACGAATGCACTTAAGTATAATTAATAAAAGACGTTACCTCATATTCAGCGAGTAATTTGCTCCGTTCACTCAACTTGTGTTTAAGCTCTGCCTGCAAACAGGTATACAGTATCAGCATGACATGACACACGAGTGCTACATTGCTCTCACGTAAAGCTGCATCCACGCCGGTCAAGAAGGTCAAATATTTTATCATGTCAAATGGAAATCATCGCTTGTCTCACATTTTCCCCTTCCAGCTGATCTTTGGCCATGTTGCACCTCAGTAGCTCCTGCttgagctgcagcacagcgtCCTCCTGCACTGCCAGTCGCTGCTGCAGAGCATCCTAATGAGCAAGAGGGGGAGATCAAAGAAGCATCCAGAAAAAGACCTGAATACAGATCCACCTGTCTCGTCGACAGCATGCACGCACCTCTAAACTTCAGTATCTTTACAAAGGAATGAAAGAATACAGATTGTGTGCGATAGAAACTAGAGTCGTGACTTTGAAACAGATTGAATTATATCCTTTAATCCCTTTTAattcacacacaataaacaaaattaGAGTAAGAGGTTTACCTTGATGGCCTGAAGGTGGCGTGcctcctgtttgtgtctcatgAGTTCCCTCTGAGAGTCACACAAATGAACAGAGACATTTAGAGAAAAGGACTCTTTGCTTGTAAGGCAGCTCATCTAAATTAAACCTAATTACATTTCCTTACTGTACCTTGAGATCAAGGGCTTCCTCTGTGCTTTGGTCCAGACGACTGCGGATTAGGACCTTCAAAGAGAGAGGGCGAGCAGCGTAATTAGAGAATGGAAAAATGTCAGAACGTATGACAGCAGGCTAGCAGATCAGAGATTCAATTGCGCTCTACAGTAGCCACACTCGAGCGGAGCGATGGCGGCAGACATCACCACAACAGAAGGGCTGACACCGACACTTCACACAGAGTGGCGAGCAAGTGCTGTTTTCTCGAGTTAGCAGAGAGAGGGCACTGTACCAGCTGCTGTTCAGCGTTGGCCCGGTTATCTCCGAAGCTCACAGATCCGTCCTGGTCCTCCTCGGGGAGGGAGCCGTGGAGCAGCAAAGcctgaggacaaaaacacacacaaggacacgcAGTGTGAGAGCCTGAAAACAGTCATATTAAATATACATGCCAGAGAAGGcagatttattttatgtatttgcGTGTGTAAATATAGCAGTTTGGGATTTTAATACTCAGCCACAAAACAAGTTTCCCATTTCAGCAAATAAAGCCAGTGAATTAAACTGAATTGAGCTGCATCAAATTTAAATCaaattgaaaatagcacaaacatatacagtacacatcTACATATTGCATTATTCATTAGCttgttaaaatattaattaccTCTTTTCAATAACTACTGAATATTTACTAATGTCAGAGGTCGGGAACCAGCTccaaaaaaatcacaagcaTGTGTTAACCACTTTGGATGCCGGAAAAGACAAATGGAAAGACAGAAGCATAAATGTTGCTTTAGTTTTGGACATGTACGCACTGACAGCATGGGCTGTGAAGTGGACAGGAGGGGTTACTTGTGTAATTTGTGTTGACTTGTAGCTGCACCACCAACATGGCAAAATATAGTTGAATACATGGAATTACTCCAATATATTATAATGACTTATTTCTTCATATTTAGATATATACTGCATGAAGAAAATATGGCAAATATATtgaatatatacagtaataaAATCACCATATATCTTTATCTAGACTTACATATATTAACATACATTTTACCTGTAAGCAGCATCACCACTATTTACAGTAAAGTTTATGGTAATGTTTTTGTAATAAATGCACCATGTGCGAGTGTAAGTTAGTACTTTCCACTGATTAATtctgtattttgcagtattttgcaaatattaaacgtcaaaaatactgtatattattaaGTGAATGCAATATCTTAGATTCTCACTGCATTAGAGGCATCTGGATCAATCATTACTATTACTGACATGACTTTGCATAAAtgtattaaaggataactttcgttttttacaacctggactttatttgtagcattaaatacgaccatttagacacccagacaactgtggtggcatttggagtcgttttgaagaaattagccacagaagagcggtaaggacgtccatcgtaaacaaagtcatcgtccaccacctcagattcggaaaaatattcatccattttgtgaaaaataacagtcgcaaactacagctaaactagccgaccgccgcagagttagccgtgttgtagctggttgctcgcagcgcgcggcgctcgaaaatgacgtcatccacgtcagaagtagttgtctagagacactgaatgttgataacatgccaccacgggctcagaggggaatagcgccagcatatcataacaaaatattggaatatgaacaggtttcgcagcagattatgcgtatatagaggctacgcacgggtgccccaattactcgcattatacggatatacgcgccgctcttctgtggctaatttcttcaaaacgactccaaatgccaccacagttgtctgggtgtctaaatggtcgtatttaatgctacaaataaagtccaggttgtaaaaaacgaaagttatcctttaatactGAACCATCTGCATATTGATTTTAAGTGGAAGAACAGAGGTTAGATTGTCAGTCTGATCAGCTCTTGGAGAAATTATCAATAGTGTCACTAATACTTAtcagcatgcatattagtagcatactGTTTTTCCTCAACGACCTACTAATCACAGCTTATCGATAGtaaataagtgctttataatgactaaaaAAGAGCCActatgctactaatatgcatgctaataaacaACTGCTATAAATAATGAATATGAGTATCTAAATATTAAGTGTGAGCATAGTGTCAAATTAAATTGGGCTAATAGAGGTCTGCTTAGGTCTGCTGATCCTCAAGGGCCTTGATGGAGCCCAAGGAACTGAACTGCAACTTCAACAGGGATGTTTCAACGGAGCTATAAATTCTAGAGTGAATCAGGtgctaaataataaatatcgcctttttgttttcacttcgTTATttgaatcaatatttttttaaatctttttacTAATATTTAAATTGCTGAACAACATCTGGAACTCTGTGGAACCAGGCGACTGCATGCTATATTTGAGCTGCTGCCTTCCTCTGGAGCATCTGCAGCCTGTGTGCCCTCTGTCCATGTGTTCATAGCAGtggtgcagtttgtttttgaagtgttttatcACCAGGACTTACCTGTAGGCGGAACACCATCCTCCTGGCCTCCTGcatctccttctccagctgctcctggtGGGCATCCAGCTGCTCCTCCCACgacttctcttcctcctgcccATCGTGCCCGAGGGAGGGACACAATCCACACAGAGACACCTCCTCTGAAAGGAAGAGAGGCACAGCAAACATGAGAGAAgggagctcttttttttttttttttttttgcagggatTCTTTGCATCGCAACTTGCTCTACAAGAGTTGATGTGCAGCCAACCAACCTGTGACAGATTTCTTCTCTGTCAGCTCAGATTTGTCATCCCGAGGTTCCCCCTGGTCCTCAGACTGATCATGGACTGCCTCTTCTTTAGGGGTGTCAGTGGACTGGGTGATAACATACTCCTCTTTGGGAGAGTGAGCAGGGCTGGCTGAGCTGAGACTGGAACAGATGGTGGGCACAGGCAGGAATGAGTGTGTTTGCGTCTCCTGCCAAATGAATGGCAATAAATAAACCTAGCGACATAAAATAGACATATACACTTAAATAACTCCCCAAGGAGCACAGAAATGTGAATTAATCCCATCTGGGCTAAATATTTTAAGCCATATCCGTTTTAAACACGTAGTGCCCATAGGAATACAGAGTATCACAGGCTAtttaacaaataacaaaatgagtgaaaacacaCCACTGATTGAAacctggacacaaaacacacagtgggagCAGGAATGCGTGCAACTCATCGTTCCCACAGGAAATTCCTTTCATAGTTTGCTCCCCCTTTGGCCATAATTTCAAAACATAATCCCGGTATGGTTTCTGAATGGCTGGTTTTTTGTGCAGCTTGTATGAATATGCATTTGTGCTCTCTGAGAGGATCTCCAGCAGCCTGGGGTGCAGGCCGGCTGTCATCTTCACTCTTCTGTGTTTGTAGAAATGGGATACAGCTAGTGTGACCTGTGACCTATGGCATTATGCATGGTCCTTTAACAGGGAAttccttctttttccctctgtgtctgcatgGGAAAACGGGCGTACGTCTGCAGAAACAGATCTAAACTCTATAccagagaagggagggagaaaagcCTCACAGTTCTTCACCCTGCTCCTGAGGccaaaaaacagaaggaaaaaaaaaataactgtggACTAAAACTGTTTACAAACCAAAGAATGTCCCGAGGGATTGTATTTGCAGAGTTAAGCACATTCTCCCCATACATATGCAGCAAGATTTAGATTGTAGTCAATGAGATTTTCTGCTTATCTAATAGCATTACTCAGCTTGAGCAAAAATCacaacagacagcaaacagaaagaTTTGTATTATCTGTCACTTCTGAGGTCACAGCCTCTTTATGGATTAATTGTGCGACGATTTATAAGAATGTGCTCCTGAATTCTGTCTGTCACACCAAACAAGTCATGATTGTGGCTTTGTGACGCTGTACTTAGGCACAacactgagctaaatgctaatcaCAGCATGCTAAATGCTTcaaatgacaatgctaacaggGCAGCACCTGACGATTATATTCACTGTTGATTACTTTCTCAATTGATCGATTAGTATGGCCAATAAAACGTCAATCAGCTGTTCCCAAAGCTCAAACTGACTCACCTctaaatgctgacatgctgatgtcTAGCTGGTATATATTCCTCCGATGTCAGACTGTACAGTCCAATGTATATCTATTATATGCAATAACCTCTATTCTTCTCTGAttaaaaacatccaaatccactactgcagggCAAAAGTCACTGATGCAGCTCTTGTGCATCTTTATGCATTTGTTCCCTcggccctccctccctccttcccctcgcTCCCTTCTGCTCGGTCGCAAAAGTTTAAACTTTTACAGTTGCACATTTTTTGCTcagtttgttcttatttgttcttatctgattataaacatccagatcCACTACTGCAGGAAAAAGGTCACTTAAACTcttacagttttgtttttttttattttttactgttattcTTTTGCTccgttgttgcttatttgcaccttgttcttgtttttcctattgttcttattatcagcacccttattgttcttattttgcatcttattgttccttattgttcttatttgcacctccatttgctgtttgcaccccccccccacccttgTGTGTTCCAAAGAGCTTCTGTATGATTGattttctccattgtgagatcaataaagtctgatctaatctaatctataatgtttaccatgttcaccagttACTTTAGCAAGTTAGCATGGTAACATCTGTGAATTAGCCCTGAGGTATAGCTAAGGGTGATGGgaatgttttgcaggtatttggtcattaAGCAAAGTATTGGACTGCAACACGAAAAGTTCAGGGTTCACCAAAGTTATTTCAGTTTAtcgtgaatgtgtgtgcaaacTGCCATAAGAAGAGGAGTTCAGTCAAAAGCAGGAATGGCAGCCTCAAGGCGGCGCTAAGGTAAAGTCTGAGGATCGTCATCATCAGTCATTACGATTAATCATCTGTGCAGTATAGATATGTGCAGGCTACATCTCAGGGCAATATTTAATAGCTGCTGAGATATTtgagtctggatcaaagtggtgaaccAACCAACATTACCATCCTGCTGTTAGCGTGGCTAAAAGAAAAGTATAAACTAAGAACTACTAAGAAATAAACTAAACCTTTAGGAGAGTTCAGTCACATGAAAAACGTGTGGCGACCTCCCCACACTGACTTTGGATGATTTGGTCCGCCCAGCTCCTCAGAGAGAGTAATTGCGCCGGGTCCCATAAAAGACATGAAGTGCGCGTCTTatcagatgctgctgtgatTATCCCTGAGTGTTTCTGCAGGGGATCAAAGCAGCTGCCTCCAACTAATCGTGTCACTGCAGATGATGACATTTAGGAGATGCCTTCTATCATTGTCTCAGGCTGCAGCCGCTCAAtgaacaaattcattttttagATGCTGATCTGTTGCACCGAAAgaacacaaaacatgcacacagatttGAAACATACGGGTTAAGCCAAAGATTAAATGCTGGGATTTGCAAGAGATGAGCTTCAGATTAACGTCATTtgatcagcagtggtggaaagttactaagtacatttactccagtactGTACTTCCGTGCAATTTTGAGGGAGTATTTCTATGTTATGCTACACATTATACATACACTGCTACTTCACTAGTTTTCACAGCAagattttttactttttacaccACTGCATTGCTCTGACAGCTGGATTTACTGGTTAGttttcaaattaagattttacattaaaaaacatgtgATACTACAAGATTAAGCAAGTGCTTCCAGTGAAAACAGCTCCGGGCTGCTTGTCATGTTGCAGATGTCTTTGGATTGTTAGCATTTCCACTAAAGAGAGATTTACCCTCTaaacttctcagatggtttcacTGCAATACATTTTTGAGTACTAGAAAGGTAGAGTTCAGGTTAAATTATccaacatttctcaaaatatcaAAGATTAGAGAGAAGTCCTAAAAATTAATACGCATTTATGCAGCAGcaactttgcttttttcttcttttctctcccattATCTCAGAACGCCTCAGACCTTTATGTGACCCTTTAGAGAGGGCTGATCTCGGGTTGTGAACTGccaaactgtatataaagtgtTTAAGACTATCTCTGTTTCTAAAAGGCTGCTTACACATTGATGCACCAGTGTTAAAAATTTAATAATGTTACATAAATCACTTAATACTTCTGTACTATTGCTTAAGTAAGATTTGAATGCAGATTTTACTTGTGATggaatatttttttacattataatttggtacttttacttaagaatCCATCAGCGGTGATCAGCATGAAAACTCTAAACTTCATCCAGTCTGTAGGCTTTTATTTAGAAGTTCGTTTTAAAGGATTAGTTTGAGAGCAGCctaaagtttgtttgtttgttggttacTGTACCAAATCTAGGAACAGATGATGGCTTTTAAAAATATCCTCACAGCCCAGAAGTGAGCCTTATTTAACTGtataacacacaaaaataaacatcttgTATTTATCATTctaataaaactttaaatagaAAATCGGCATCCAAATCATGAGATGGAAGAGGCGGTAGACTGTGGTTGCTAGGCAATGGCAGCttagctgacacacacacacacacacagggacacaccCACATCCACTGCACTGTAAACACAGAACAATAACCTGCACAGTCAGGGTATCAAAGTCATGTTACTGTGATGAAATGCATTTCTAACCCTGACACACACCCTGATCATACTGATTCATGTATATACAGCAGTCTCCTGAATTCCGGCCTGATGTGTCTCTGCTCCTGATGCGCTGATGCAAAGCAGCCTGGATAGACATAGCGTTAAAATGCTCATAAATAACAGCTCTTACCATTTCA
It encodes:
- the dixdc1a gene encoding dixin-A isoform X3, producing the protein MGAKQMKCLSSASPAHSPKEEYVITQSTDTPKEEAVHDQSEDQGEPRDDKSELTEKKSVTEEVSLCGLCPSLGHDGQEEEKSWEEQLDAHQEQLEKEMQEARRMVFRLQALLLHGSLPEEDQDGSVSFGDNRANAEQQLVLIRSRLDQSTEEALDLKRELMRHKQEARHLQAIKDALQQRLAVQEDAVLQLKQELLRCNMAKDQLEGENAELKHKLSERSKLLAEYEQQLGRKDRILQQQQQKLDEAQYKAHEVSLGRPFRGESGGYSNSVASTSPTAFQHSAPGEELQLVREALRSLRDSFSGHDPQHHTLDTLEQGVSSLMDRLHSLDTQRRQDRGEEFRSPGRRANSTDRDSWPPSSKMAHSHSSPGLDTAVSTKVLYFTDRSLTPFLINIPKRLGEVTLRDFKAAVDRQGSFRYHFKALDPEFGTVKEEVFQDGAVVPGWEGKIVAWVEEDHGERR
- the dixdc1a gene encoding dixin-A isoform X1, which codes for METQTHSFLPVPTICSSLSSASPAHSPKEEYVITQSTDTPKEEAVHDQSEDQGEPRDDKSELTEKKSVTEEVSLCGLCPSLGHDGQEEEKSWEEQLDAHQEQLEKEMQEARRMVFRLQALLLHGSLPEEDQDGSVSFGDNRANAEQQLVLIRSRLDQSTEEALDLKRELMRHKQEARHLQAIKDALQQRLAVQEDAVLQLKQELLRCNMAKDQLEGENAELKHKLSERSKLLAEYEQQLGRKDRILQQQQQKLDEAQYKAHEVSLGRPFRGESGGYSNSVASTSPTAFQHSAPGEELQLVREALRSLRDSFSGHDPQHHTLDTLEQGVSSLMDRLHSLDTQRRQDRGEEFRSPGRRANSTDRDSWPPSSKMAHSHSSPGLDTAVSTKVLYFTDRSLTPFLINIPKRLGEVTLRDFKAAVDRQGSFRYHFKALDPEFGTVKEEVFQDGAVVPGWEGKIVAWVEEDHGERR
- the dixdc1a gene encoding dixin-A isoform X2; this encodes METQTHSFLPVPTICSSLSSASPAHSPKEEYVITQSTDTPKEEAVHDQSEDQGEPRDDKSELTEKKSVTEEVSLCGLCPSLGHDGQEEEKSWEEQLDAHQEQLEKEMQEARRMVFRLQALLLHGSLPEEDQDGSVSFGDNRANAEQQLVLIRSRLDQSTEEALDLKRELMRHKQEARHLQAIKDALQQRLAVQEDAVLQLKQELLRCNMAKDQLEGENAELKHKLSERSKLLAEYEQLGRKDRILQQQQQKLDEAQYKAHEVSLGRPFRGESGGYSNSVASTSPTAFQHSAPGEELQLVREALRSLRDSFSGHDPQHHTLDTLEQGVSSLMDRLHSLDTQRRQDRGEEFRSPGRRANSTDRDSWPPSSKMAHSHSSPGLDTAVSTKVLYFTDRSLTPFLINIPKRLGEVTLRDFKAAVDRQGSFRYHFKALDPEFGTVKEEVFQDGAVVPGWEGKIVAWVEEDHGERR